In Bradyrhizobium guangdongense, the sequence GACCTTGTTCACGACGCCGGTCGTCTATCTCTACCTCGACCGCTTCTCCAACGCGCTGTCACGATGGATGGAACGGAAGCCGGAGGTGGAGGAAGAGCGCGAAGAGCAGAAGGATGCGGCGGAGTAACGGCGCGGGCCCCGGACGCCGTCATTGCGAGCGCAGCGAAGCAATCCAGGACTGTCTCCGTGGAGATCGTCTGGATTGCTTCGTCGCTGCGCTCCTCGCAATGACGTTGGGGAGGCAAACTCAACCCAGCCCCTGCAGCACCAGCCGGTTCAGCCTCGCCGCAAACGCAGCCGGATCCTCCGGCAGCTCGCCGTCCAGGATCTGCGCCTGTTCGAGAAGCAGCAGGCTGAGATCGTCCACCGTCTTCGAGCCGGCCTGGGCCCTGGTGATTGCCGTGACCATGGGGTGGCGCAAATTGATCTCCAGGATCGGCTTGGTGCGCATGCCGCGGTTCTGCTGCGCCAGAATGCGCTCGAGCTCGCGGCTCGGCCCCTGGCTGTCGGCGACGAGGCAGGAGGCGGAGCTGGTGAGCCGGGTCGAAGCCTTGACGTCGCTGACGCGCTCACCGAGCGCCGCCTTGATCACCGCAATGGTCGCAGCCTCGTCCGCCGCCGGCTCGTCCTTCTTCGCCTCGTCCTTCTCGTCGATGCGCGGTATCAGGTCGAGATTGAGATCGCCCTGGCTCAGCGATTTCAGCGGCTTGCCCTCGAACTCCGTCGGCATCGAGGTCCAGAACGCATCGACCGGGTCGGACAGCAGCAGCACCTCGATGCCACGCGCGGTCGCTGCTTCCAGCCGCGGGCTGGACTTCAGCCGCTCGATGCTGTCACCGACGAGATAATAGATCTCGGTCTGGTTCGGCTTGAAATCGGCGACGACGTCCTTGAGCGCGCGCTTCTCACCTGATGTGGTGGTGAAGCGCGACAGCGCAAGCAGCTTCTCGCGGCGCTCGAAATCCTCGTAGATGCCCTCTTTCAGCACCGCGCCGAAGGCGTCCCAGATCTTGGCGAAGTTCTCCGCGTCCTTCTCGGCGAGGCTTTCTAGCTCGTTGACGACGCGGGTCGCCACGGCTTTGCGGATCTGCGCCAGTTGCGGATTGTTCTGGAGCATCTCGCGCGAGATGTTGAGCGGGAGGTCCTCGCTGTCGACGACGCCGCGGACGAAGCGGAGATAGCCCGGCAGCAGGTCGGCATCATCGGTGATGAAGACGCGGCGGACATAGAGCTTGACGCGGCCCTTGCGGTTGGGCTCGAAAAGGTCGAACGGCTTGGTCGACGGCGCGAACAGCAGCACCGCGTAGGAGTAGCGCCCCTCGGCGCGATAGTGCAGCGTCATCGCGGGATCGTCGAAGGCGGACGCGATCTGCTGGTAGGCCTTCTTGTAGTCCTCTGCCGTCAATTCGGATTTCGGGCGCTGCCACAGCGCGCTCGCCGAATTGATCTGGCG encodes:
- the htpG gene encoding molecular chaperone HtpG, yielding MTTSDTVTHTQPFQAEVSELLHLMVHSVYSETDIFLRELVSNASDACDKLRYEAIANPALMGGGEALKIRIIPNKTAGTLTIADNGIGMERQELIDHLGTIARSGTKAFVSKLKEAKDGLGLIGQFGVGFYSAFMVAEKIVVISRRAGESDVWTWTSSGGSGFEIARASDEEAARVARGTEIVLHLKEDAKKYLEAFEIERIVGAYSDNILFPIELVPEEGEPRQINSASALWQRPKSELTAEDYKKAYQQIASAFDDPAMTLHYRAEGRYSYAVLLFAPSTKPFDLFEPNRKGRVKLYVRRVFITDDADLLPGYLRFVRGVVDSEDLPLNISREMLQNNPQLAQIRKAVATRVVNELESLAEKDAENFAKIWDAFGAVLKEGIYEDFERREKLLALSRFTTTSGEKRALKDVVADFKPNQTEIYYLVGDSIERLKSSPRLEAATARGIEVLLLSDPVDAFWTSMPTEFEGKPLKSLSQGDLNLDLIPRIDEKDEAKKDEPAADEAATIAVIKAALGERVSDVKASTRLTSSASCLVADSQGPSRELERILAQQNRGMRTKPILEINLRHPMVTAITRAQAGSKTVDDLSLLLLEQAQILDGELPEDPAAFAARLNRLVLQGLG